TGGATCATTTCTACTTGTTGTTACGTCTGCCTTTTAAATACGGTTAGAGACCCTGGCGATCTGGAAGCAATTTGCTTGGCCACCGGATCTGACGGCGGGGAACGTACAATCTCTGTGGACGCTGTGTAACATAGCGCCATCGCTCTTCAAGCGAGATCAACACGGCCCTTTACGGATCGACTATTTCGCATGCTTTCGCATTAAAGAAGAACGCTAATATCGTCAGGGTACTCAGTATTTAGCTTGCTTCCGGAGAATTCCTTGCGGAGAGTGGCTCAAATTAACACCAATCATTATTCCGTCCCAGCATGGAAGGGAAATACTCGTCCGATCCAGAATGGGCATCTATCAAGCCCATTGAGCTCAATGATGGCAGCGACTTCGGTGCCATGCCGTTGGCCACCATTTCCTATTCCCCGGAATATCTCGAGGCCACTTCTTACCTGCGAGCTGTAATGGCCGCCAATGAAATGTCTGAGCGAGCGCTGAGACTGACGGGAgacatcatctccatgaaCCCAGCGCATTACACTGTTTGGTAAGATCAGGCTACGGTCCTCGCCGCCTTAACAAAGGCGCCAAAATGACTAATATCTTCTATGTAGGATTTACCGGGCTAAGATCCTTTTCGCCCTAGGAAAAGATCTCAATGAGGAGATTGAATGGCTCAATAAAGTCGCTCTGAAGCATCTCAAAAACTACCAGATATGGTAAGTATTAGGTTCTGTTACACCTTGCATCCCTTCTATCTGACACACTTCAACAGGCACCACCGCCAAGTTCTCATGTCTTCGCGGGCACATTTCCCCACTCTTCCGCCCAGAGAGCAGGACTTTCTGATGGAAATGTTTGCCCAGGATGCCAAGAACTATCACGTCTGGACATACCGCCACTGGCTCGTCCGACATTTCAAGCTCTGGGATCATCCGCGCGAGATCCAGGATGTGGAGGCGCTCCTGAAAGCTGACGTCCGGAACAACTCCGCCTGGAACCACCGGTACATGCTCCGCTTTGGACCGCGCGATGAAAACGAGTTTGATGCCGGTCTACACAATACCACGGGGCCATCCTCGGAGAAGGGCCGCCTGCCAGTTGTCGACGAGGATCTGGTCGACTCTGAGCTGCAGTACTCGCAGAGTAGGATACTCGAAGCTCCCGAGAACCGCAGTCCATGGTCGTACGCGCGCGGAGTACTCCAGGCAGCCGGCAGACCCCTTTCAGAATGGAAGGATTTTGCCCGGAGCTTCGTGGTCGAAAAGCAGGAGAACGGCCAGGTGGTGGATGTTGCGGTCAAAAGTAGCCATGCTATTGAGTGGTTAGCGGACGTGTACGCGGAGGAAGACGGAAGTGAAGGAAGTGCAGCCGAGGCAGTCAAAATGCTCACtcttctcaaggagaagtacgACCCTATCCGGAGGAACTACTGGGAGTATCGAATCCGGCAGATTACGGCATCTGCGGCGCATGCTACGGAGATATCTGCCTCTGCTTGATCTGAGATGTTTTCTTGCAATAGTTCAAAGATTCTCTGTATTACTTCTATCTATCTGCGTTCAGTTCTTCATGGTTTTACATGTACATAGTTTATGATTCTACAGCGGTCTTTGGTATTGTGTTATGTTTACCGAGGAATCTACAACGTTTAGGACCAGACAGTGTCTGATAGATAAATAAAGCACACAAGAAGCTGTTCACCTATAGGAGAAACAGACAATGTATAGTATCCAAGTGCCTAAGCGATCAAACGGCCCGAAGTATGTTGAACCTGGCCTTGGCAAGCCTTATTCGAAAATAGTGTGGCGGAGGACACAGAGGGCCTCAGTTGCTGGAGCGAGGTCATTTATGCTCCCGTTGATTTGCAACGCAGTTGGGTGCTTGATCGGGATATTCAAACGGTACGGATTTGGATATTTGAGGAAATAAGCGAAGAGACGAAAGGGGAATGAGAAGAGTAGAGAAAGTGACAGCAAAAGACGGAGAGAGAAAACGAGTAGTAAATATACTGCACGTTTCAATTGGAAGACAAGTCCGTATCACGTCCGCAATTTCGACTCCCAAATAAAAAAATTTTCCATTGTAAGGCATTCATTAATCCTATCCTACTCTGTGAATTAAAGACAGAGGGGGTGTAAACGAGGCCGTAAGTGGCCTCGGTAGCAGTCACTTTCTGCCACAACTTCACAAATCCTCCATTCTAGATTGTAAAACGATCCCAAGTACTCCAAGAAATCCAGGTCCCATAGCCATAGCATGAACGAATCTGTTAAATCAAGAAGTCGTATCCGTTATCGAGGGAAATATTGTATCTGTTTTGCAGGAAGCACTGGTTTAAGCGTCCCAACCCTCCTgcaacatcttcctccactcTGCCGCCATGTCGATGGTGACATTGCTGCCCCCACAGACGATGATCACCACTCGACTATCCGGTTGCAGGTTAGGGACCAATTGCTTCAGCTTGGATTGGAATTCGTGCAACGGCGACAGCGTATTTTCGGTAGGATGTCCTTGAGGCTGACTGCCCGTCTCTTCCAACTCCGTTTCGGTTTCTCCGGACGATAGTCGGTCATCGCCGTACCCTTCATCCCCCTGGGAGAACTCGGTCTGTgtcctcttccgcttcttccctGTCAGGGCTGCCTGTTCGGCTGCCAAATGTGTGCTTGTTGATCCCGAGGCACGTGCCTTGGCCGCATCGCCGATGGCGGCCTCGACGCAGACACCGCATGCCAACTCCACCAGCAGCCTTTCATCATCCGCAAGACGGAGCACGCCCCGAGCGGCATCGGCATCTGAGAGGACGGCAGTGTGCACAGCAATGCCGGGTGGAGGGGAGATGGCGTATTTGAACGTACGTTCCGAGACGCGGATGGCGCCCAGCGAGGTAGCTTGGGATGTGATCTTGGGGAGAGAGACGAGGGATTTCTGGGCGACAGCGAGGGCAAGGGAGTCTGTGCCTTGGGTTTCGACGGCGAGTATGTGGATGGGGTTTGGTTGAGAGGATGTGATGTCGTTGCTGTAGTGTGAGCTCTGGTTCTGTAGATGTCTCCGTCGCTCTAGGCCCATGATAAGACCATTTAGCAGCCCGCCGCCACCAACACTGCAGATCACCGCGTCCAGTGGCAAAGCACGACCACTGTAGGCAATAGCTTCTTCTCGGGTGGTTACGGGCGGCAGTTGAGCCGCGAGCTCATCGATGATCGTACTGTTTCCCTCCCAGATGGGCTCATTGTCGAAGGGATGGAGGGCAATCTTGACCACGTCTGTTCCGGCGTCCCCGTCATCTGCCTTCATTATCACTTCCCGCATATACTCTCCCGCTTCCGAGAATGTCTCGCCGTACTGGATGACGTCCGAAGCGCCCGCCGCCCGCAGTTTGTTCACCATCAGGGGCTTTGTCGAGAGGGGCACAACCACGGTGCAAGGATAACCCAAGCTCCGGGCAGCGCACACCGCAGCGAGACCGGCATTGCCCCCCGAGGAAGCATAGAAATGCACCGGCCGGCCAGCGTTTTCCGGCTTGACGAGGTGCGAGAGGATCTGGTTGCCCATTGCACGGGATTTGAAGGATCCGCTGGGCTGAATGTTCTCGAGTTTCAAGAAGATTCTACAGCCTGCCGCGCGAGACAGACCAGCGGATTCCACAAGGGGAGTCTCAACCCATGGCA
The Aspergillus fumigatus Af293 chromosome 4, whole genome shotgun sequence DNA segment above includes these coding regions:
- the ramB gene encoding bifunctional protein farnesyltransferase/protein geranylgeranyltransferase, encoding MEGKYSSDPEWASIKPIELNDGSDFGAMPLATISYSPEYLEATSYLRAVMAANEMSERALRLTGDIISMNPAHYTVWIYRAKILFALGKDLNEEIEWLNKVALKHLKNYQIWHHRQVLMSSRAHFPTLPPREQDFLMEMFAQDAKNYHVWTYRHWLVRHFKLWDHPREIQDVEALLKADVRNNSAWNHRYMLRFGPRDENEFDAGLHNTTGPSSEKGRLPVVDEDLVDSELQYSQSRILEAPENRSPWSYARGVLQAAGRPLSEWKDFARSFVVEKQENGQVVDVAVKSSHAIEWLADVYAEEDGSEGSAAEAVKMLTLLKEKYDPIRRNYWEYRIRQITASAAHATEISASA
- a CDS encoding putative L-serine dehydratase; its protein translation is MGSISPEEAKLSFKLPWVETPLVESAGLSRAAGCRIFLKLENIQPSGSFKSRAMGNQILSHLVKPENAGRPVHFYASSGGNAGLAAVCAARSLGYPCTVVVPLSTKPLMVNKLRAAGASDVIQYGETFSEAGEYMREVIMKADDGDAGTDVVKIALHPFDNEPIWEGNSTIIDELAAQLPPVTTREEAIAYSGRALPLDAVICSVGGGGLLNGLIMGLERRRHLQNQSSHYSNDITSSQPNPIHILAVETQGTDSLALAVAQKSLVSLPKITSQATSLGAIRVSERTFKYAISPPPGIAVHTAVLSDADAARGVLRLADDERLLVELACGVCVEAAIGDAAKARASGSTSTHLAAEQAALTGKKRKRTQTEFSQGDEGYGDDRLSSGETETELEETGSQPQGHPTENTLSPLHEFQSKLKQLVPNLQPDSRVVIIVCGGSNVTIDMAAEWRKMLQEGWDA